From Oceanipulchritudo coccoides, the proteins below share one genomic window:
- a CDS encoding zinc metallopeptidase, with amino-acid sequence MSSMQLFLFLIIPTAILGMFAQAKVQGAYKKWSRVGSRSRITGREAAAYVMQKAGVTDVEITSTRGHLTDHYDPTHKRLVLSEENYRGSSLAALGVAAHEAGHAIQHATGYSMLKFRMSLVPITMFASKLLPFVIIGGFFFGMLGLIKLGVLVYLVLTVFQLVTLPVEFDASRRAKVELVATGILQNDEMVGVNKTLDAAALTYVAAFVSSLANLLYLFALSRD; translated from the coding sequence ATGAGCAGCATGCAATTATTCCTCTTCCTGATCATCCCGACGGCCATCCTCGGCATGTTTGCCCAGGCGAAAGTCCAGGGCGCCTACAAGAAATGGTCCCGTGTCGGCTCACGCAGCCGGATCACCGGACGTGAGGCAGCGGCCTACGTTATGCAGAAAGCGGGTGTCACCGATGTCGAGATCACCTCAACGCGTGGTCACCTGACCGACCATTACGATCCGACCCACAAGCGACTCGTCCTGAGTGAGGAGAATTACCGCGGATCAAGTTTGGCAGCTCTTGGTGTGGCGGCCCACGAAGCCGGTCACGCAATCCAGCACGCGACTGGCTATTCCATGCTGAAATTTCGCATGAGCTTGGTGCCGATCACCATGTTTGCTTCAAAACTGCTCCCTTTTGTCATTATCGGTGGGTTTTTCTTTGGCATGCTCGGACTCATCAAGTTGGGCGTCCTCGTCTATCTTGTCCTGACGGTTTTCCAATTGGTCACCCTGCCGGTTGAGTTTGACGCCAGTCGCCGGGCCAAGGTTGAGCTGGTCGCGACAGGAATTCTGCAAAACGATGAAATGGTCGGGGTGAACAAGACCCTTGATGCAGCGGCGCTGACCTACGTGGCAGCATTCGTCTCCTCGCTCGCCAATTTGCTCTACCTGTTCGCTCTCAGCCGCGACTGA
- a CDS encoding cbb3-type cytochrome c oxidase subunit II, with translation MKSLPLIFLGVFFTLAFSWTGIVLTTHIQMKDLTPATSELVNDKGEPIGGPTYKADGQIFMGENTPGMTAYPQALVGEAQRGKLVYQEMGCLYCHSQQVRREGFGSDFERGWGNRQSVARDYIESERIMLGTMRTGPDLANVGLRYSELWQYQHLYNPQITSPGSTMPPFPFLFEVQPVSETRGPSPDAIELPDDYHPGEGLELIPTQRARDLVAYMMSLQQDYELPEMKFTQ, from the coding sequence ATGAAAAGCCTACCACTTATTTTTCTCGGCGTATTCTTCACCCTCGCGTTTTCGTGGACGGGAATTGTATTGACGACGCACATACAAATGAAGGACCTCACACCAGCCACTTCAGAGCTGGTGAATGACAAGGGCGAGCCGATTGGCGGTCCGACCTACAAGGCTGACGGACAAATTTTCATGGGCGAAAACACGCCGGGCATGACCGCTTATCCGCAGGCGCTTGTCGGTGAAGCCCAACGCGGCAAGCTGGTCTACCAGGAAATGGGATGCCTTTATTGCCACTCCCAGCAAGTGCGCCGCGAAGGTTTTGGATCCGACTTTGAACGTGGATGGGGCAACCGGCAATCGGTGGCCCGCGATTACATCGAGTCCGAACGGATCATGCTCGGCACCATGCGTACTGGCCCGGATCTGGCTAATGTGGGGCTGCGCTACTCCGAATTGTGGCAGTATCAGCATTTGTATAACCCGCAGATCACATCGCCCGGATCGACTATGCCACCGTTTCCTTTTCTCTTCGAGGTTCAACCGGTCAGTGAGACCCGCGGCCCCTCGCCTGATGCGATTGAACTGCCGGATGATTATCATCCCGGAGAAGGGTTGGAGCTTATCCCGACACAGCGTGCCCGCGATCTTGTCGCCTACATGATGAGCCTCCAGCAGGATTACGAACTGCCGGAAATGAAATTCACCCAATAG
- a CDS encoding formylglycine-generating enzyme family protein: MKSVSNAFFLLPLFLLGVPFLAANVVVETVFVGGANNPPNPDDGDLESARRGAVPYDYYIGKYEVTNAQYAEFLNAAATVRATAWLHSFNMEFDPRGGIISNEADGVYSYEIKEGMANKPVTFVSLFQAMAFCNWLTNGQGAGDINSGTYQLTKPSGVIDATVVRDAVAFANGGVAVASENEWYKAAYYEPGPEGPASDYWKYPTRSNLEPAWVQPNSDSSNSANMNGVVKSGNLNGFPTDVGAYTLAISPSGAFDMAGNADEWNDTIPEGGFDERVLASGGSFFDNPVFTGATSTKSVVSSGGGQFSQRGFRVTSTQPIDGSVSSWRGWTIVDGYADTGSWLGWLWIGNDPWLWSPRLGGWLYSPADGVSETGGWVYVPR; encoded by the coding sequence ATGAAATCCGTTTCCAACGCGTTTTTCCTGCTTCCTTTATTCCTGTTGGGTGTGCCTTTCCTTGCCGCCAACGTGGTCGTTGAGACCGTCTTTGTCGGGGGCGCTAACAACCCACCCAATCCGGATGATGGAGATCTTGAGTCGGCGCGGCGCGGAGCAGTCCCGTACGATTACTACATTGGAAAGTATGAGGTGACCAATGCCCAGTATGCCGAATTCCTCAATGCGGCCGCAACGGTCCGGGCCACCGCCTGGTTACATTCCTTCAATATGGAATTTGATCCGCGTGGGGGCATCATCAGCAACGAGGCCGACGGGGTCTATTCCTACGAAATCAAAGAGGGGATGGCCAACAAGCCAGTGACCTTTGTGTCGCTTTTTCAGGCTATGGCATTTTGCAACTGGTTGACCAATGGCCAGGGAGCCGGCGACATCAACTCCGGTACCTACCAGTTGACAAAGCCATCGGGGGTCATTGATGCAACAGTTGTCCGCGACGCGGTTGCCTTTGCGAATGGCGGGGTAGCGGTCGCCAGTGAGAACGAGTGGTATAAGGCGGCTTACTACGAGCCGGGTCCGGAGGGTCCTGCAAGCGACTACTGGAAGTACCCGACCCGCAGTAATCTTGAGCCGGCATGGGTCCAGCCCAACAGTGACAGCTCCAACAGCGCCAACATGAATGGGGTGGTGAAGTCGGGAAATCTCAATGGTTTCCCCACTGATGTCGGTGCCTACACCCTCGCGATTTCGCCTTCCGGTGCTTTTGATATGGCAGGAAACGCTGACGAGTGGAACGATACCATTCCCGAAGGCGGCTTTGATGAAAGGGTTCTCGCTTCGGGTGGGTCCTTTTTTGACAATCCTGTATTTACGGGAGCGACTTCAACAAAGTCCGTTGTTTCCAGTGGAGGCGGCCAGTTTTCCCAGCGCGGATTCCGTGTCACCAGCACGCAGCCTATCGACGGATCCGTGTCCAGCTGGCGTGGCTGGACGATTGTCGACGGGTACGCCGATACCGGTTCCTGGCTGGGTTGGCTCTGGATTGGCAACGATCCTTGGCTCTGGTCGCCCAGGCTTGGAGGCTGGCTCTACAGCCCGGCCGATGGGGTTTCCGAAACTGGTGGCTGGGTTTACGTGCCGCGTTAG
- a CDS encoding DUF3341 domain-containing protein: MSKPYGYIALFESAPAIYHAAQSVREAGYKRWDVLTPFPVHGLDGAMGLKRSKVPVFTLCGGVIGFITGMLTAWYMGQFDYPLIVGGKPFFSPIFPFPVAYELTILLAAFGTLGGMFITNQLPMHYHPVMNYDKFRHLTDDKFAVFIEAEDELFSETGTREFLENLGPAEVAAISDEEEE; this comes from the coding sequence ATGAGTAAACCATACGGATATATTGCTCTCTTTGAGTCAGCGCCGGCCATCTACCACGCTGCCCAGAGTGTTCGCGAGGCCGGTTACAAGCGGTGGGATGTTCTCACGCCGTTTCCGGTTCACGGACTGGACGGTGCGATGGGGCTCAAGCGCTCCAAGGTGCCGGTCTTTACCCTCTGTGGAGGCGTCATCGGGTTTATCACCGGTATGCTGACAGCCTGGTACATGGGACAGTTTGACTATCCGCTGATTGTCGGCGGCAAGCCCTTCTTCAGTCCGATCTTCCCGTTCCCGGTCGCTTACGAGCTGACCATTCTGCTGGCCGCCTTCGGCACACTCGGGGGGATGTTCATTACCAACCAATTGCCGATGCATTACCATCCGGTGATGAACTACGACAAGTTCCGCCACCTGACCGATGACAAGTTTGCCGTCTTCATTGAGGCGGAGGACGAGTTGTTCTCGGAAACGGGGACCCGTGAATTCCTTGAGAATCTTGGCCCGGCGGAAGTCGCGGCTATTTCCGACGAGGAGGAAGAATAA
- a CDS encoding cbb3-type cytochrome c oxidase subunit I, with amino-acid sequence MSSPSIIQSIAPTGDANLELKVRLGEVDDSMRQPAMLFLISAVLWLLAGTFLAIIAAIKATNPEFLGATEWLTFGRVRTAHLNAMIYGWGNNVIFAVAPWIMGRLSRARIRHTNILLVAGVFWNIAITIGIIGILKGDMIAVEWLEMPAYITPLVAISYALVGVWVIIAFRWRQSEHVYVSQWYLLAAFFWLPWLYIVAQVMLVFEPATGVVQSLTNWWFAHNVLGLWLTPCALAAAYYLIPKVLGRPIHSYYLSVVGFWALALFYNWAGVHHLIGGPVPAWVISAGTVASVMMVIPVIVVAVNHHLTVVGLHKQGWASPTIRFVVFGAINYTVVSLFGSMMALRHVNETTHFTHFTVGHAHHGVYAFFTMIMFGAVYYMMPRLLDREWPNAFLIKAHWWMCAMGIVLMVVALQVGGWLQGMQMNALTEDGTPVYTFLEVVENTKPWLWARSLSGLLLLVGHLAFAVNVFWMVFSPKTQDRVTEPTLLAPTTEQA; translated from the coding sequence ATGAGTAGCCCATCCATAATTCAATCAATCGCACCGACGGGTGATGCGAATCTCGAACTCAAGGTCCGCCTTGGCGAGGTCGACGACTCGATGCGCCAGCCAGCCATGCTCTTTCTGATCTCGGCTGTCCTCTGGCTCTTGGCTGGCACCTTCCTGGCGATCATCGCCGCCATCAAGGCAACGAACCCTGAGTTTCTTGGTGCGACTGAGTGGCTGACCTTTGGCCGGGTGCGCACGGCGCATTTGAACGCCATGATCTATGGATGGGGAAATAATGTCATCTTTGCGGTGGCGCCCTGGATCATGGGCCGTCTCTCGCGGGCGCGCATTCGCCATACCAACATCCTGCTTGTCGCCGGGGTCTTCTGGAATATTGCCATCACTATCGGGATTATCGGAATTTTGAAGGGTGACATGATCGCCGTTGAGTGGTTAGAGATGCCGGCCTACATTACTCCGTTGGTTGCGATTTCCTACGCACTGGTCGGCGTCTGGGTGATCATTGCCTTTCGCTGGCGCCAGTCTGAACACGTCTATGTTTCCCAGTGGTATTTGCTGGCGGCTTTCTTCTGGCTGCCATGGCTTTACATTGTGGCTCAGGTGATGCTCGTCTTTGAACCGGCGACCGGAGTTGTGCAGTCACTGACTAATTGGTGGTTTGCCCACAATGTCCTTGGCCTCTGGTTGACACCGTGTGCCCTTGCGGCGGCGTATTACCTGATTCCAAAAGTATTGGGCCGGCCGATACACAGTTATTATCTTTCGGTGGTCGGTTTCTGGGCCCTTGCCCTTTTCTATAATTGGGCTGGCGTCCACCACTTGATCGGCGGTCCGGTCCCGGCATGGGTCATTTCCGCCGGAACCGTGGCCAGTGTCATGATGGTGATTCCCGTGATTGTGGTGGCTGTAAATCATCACCTCACGGTTGTTGGTCTGCATAAGCAGGGATGGGCCAGTCCGACAATCCGCTTTGTCGTTTTCGGGGCGATCAACTACACCGTGGTCTCCCTCTTTGGAAGTATGATGGCCCTGCGCCATGTCAATGAGACAACGCACTTCACACATTTCACGGTGGGCCACGCCCACCACGGGGTCTACGCCTTCTTTACGATGATCATGTTCGGCGCGGTCTATTACATGATGCCGCGCCTGCTCGACCGTGAATGGCCCAACGCTTTTCTCATCAAGGCCCACTGGTGGATGTGCGCCATGGGAATTGTCTTGATGGTGGTTGCCCTCCAAGTGGGTGGGTGGCTCCAAGGGATGCAGATGAATGCTCTCACTGAAGATGGAACACCTGTCTACACCTTCCTGGAGGTTGTTGAAAACACCAAGCCGTGGTTGTGGGCGCGTTCGCTTTCCGGACTATTGTTACTCGTCGGGCACCTTGCCTTCGCCGTCAACGTGTTCTGGATGGTTTTCAGCCCGAAGACCCAGGACCGTGTAACCGAGCCAACCCTTCTGGCCCCAACGACTGAACAAGCCTGA
- a CDS encoding YifB family Mg chelatase-like AAA ATPase: MLSTVHSGALMGIEAWPIAVEVNTGECGEPTPVVVGMATTAVKESKDRVWAAIANSRYTLPIKRTTINLAPGHLRKEGALYDLPMAIGVLHATGQIQPQALEDYLVAGELSLSGELRPVKGGLALAVCALQDGKTGLLLPPKTAMEAALLTDITVYEVESMDAACAFLEGRQKLEPVINRFTSTDCTSNFNGLDFSDVKGQYTVRRAVEVAAAGGHNLLMLGPPGSGKSMISKRIPTILPPLQESEYLDILRIYSASGKTLSGESLSAARPFRSPHHTISDVGLIGGGAIPGPGEISLAHHGVLFLDELPEFKRGALEVLRQPLEDGEVTISRSAGRITLPSSFMLVSAMNPCPCGYLSDPRQTCQCSPLQVQRYRSRISGPLLDRIDIHVEAPALSIEELRQKEPGESSNSMRERVATARRRQSIRFRNNRPNIPMLNARMAHREIRSHCRLDSELGDRLQQAMKKLHLSARAYDRILKVARTVADLDDSADIRSAHLMEAINYRTLDRSHY; the protein is encoded by the coding sequence ATGCTATCCACCGTTCATTCCGGGGCCCTTATGGGCATTGAGGCCTGGCCCATTGCCGTGGAGGTCAATACCGGGGAGTGCGGTGAGCCGACCCCGGTGGTCGTGGGAATGGCTACCACGGCGGTGAAGGAGAGCAAGGACCGGGTCTGGGCGGCGATTGCCAATTCGCGCTACACCCTGCCGATCAAGCGGACGACCATCAACTTGGCACCGGGACATTTAAGGAAGGAGGGGGCGTTGTATGATTTACCGATGGCAATCGGTGTCCTCCATGCAACCGGGCAGATCCAGCCACAGGCACTCGAGGATTATCTGGTCGCTGGTGAGCTGAGCCTTTCAGGAGAGCTGCGTCCAGTGAAAGGCGGGCTGGCTCTGGCAGTGTGTGCTTTGCAGGATGGAAAGACAGGCCTGCTCTTGCCGCCCAAGACGGCGATGGAGGCAGCTCTGCTGACTGACATCACGGTCTACGAAGTAGAGAGCATGGATGCGGCCTGTGCATTCCTTGAAGGCCGGCAAAAGCTCGAACCGGTGATCAACCGTTTCACCTCGACTGACTGTACAAGCAATTTCAATGGACTGGATTTTTCCGATGTGAAGGGCCAGTACACGGTCAGGCGGGCAGTGGAAGTCGCGGCGGCCGGTGGGCACAACCTCCTCATGCTCGGCCCACCTGGATCCGGCAAGTCCATGATTTCCAAACGTATCCCGACGATCCTGCCGCCGCTGCAGGAATCCGAATACCTGGATATTCTTCGAATTTATTCGGCCTCGGGAAAGACCCTTAGCGGGGAATCGCTGTCCGCGGCCCGGCCGTTTCGCAGTCCCCACCACACGATCTCCGACGTCGGCCTGATTGGAGGCGGTGCGATTCCGGGACCAGGGGAAATATCATTGGCCCATCACGGAGTCTTGTTTCTGGATGAATTGCCGGAATTCAAACGCGGCGCGCTGGAGGTGCTGCGCCAGCCGCTTGAGGATGGTGAGGTGACCATTTCCCGGAGCGCCGGGCGGATCACCCTGCCCTCCTCTTTCATGCTCGTCTCGGCCATGAACCCGTGTCCGTGTGGCTATCTCAGCGATCCCAGGCAGACCTGCCAATGTTCGCCCCTTCAAGTCCAGCGCTATCGTTCACGCATCAGTGGACCGCTTCTTGACCGGATCGATATTCATGTCGAGGCGCCCGCCCTTTCGATAGAGGAGTTGCGACAAAAGGAACCGGGAGAAAGTTCGAATTCGATGCGGGAGCGCGTGGCGACGGCACGCAGGCGTCAATCAATCCGCTTCAGGAACAATCGGCCCAACATCCCGATGCTGAATGCCCGCATGGCCCACCGGGAGATTCGGAGCCATTGCCGGTTGGATTCGGAGCTGGGCGACCGCCTCCAGCAGGCCATGAAAAAGCTCCATCTTTCCGCACGCGCATACGACCGGATACTGAAAGTTGCCCGGACAGTTGCGGATCTCGATGACAGCGCAGACATCCGGTCGGCCCATCTCATGGAGGCGATCAATTACCGGACGCTGGACCGGAGCCACTATTGA
- the nrfD gene encoding NrfD/PsrC family molybdoenzyme membrane anchor subunit, producing MFRPSVLEEVRPADIPRRQIIENDRSFSWITQKVCGIVEGRTPTWWWVAFIICALIASFTLMGLIYLVSTGTGVWGLRNPTFWGWAIVNFVFWIGIGHAGTLISAILCLLKQKWRTSINRAAEAMTIFAVICAGIFPLFHVGRVWFGWWLFPLPNSNAIWPNFRSPLEWDVFAVSTYGTVSVLFWYMGMIPDLATIRDRVPMIFEERLAGAKTALQKTFEKLYFGFRKYFYGILAMGWRGSNRHWSNYEMAYLLLAGLSTPLVLSVHTVVSFDFAVANLPGWHTTIFPPYFVAGAIFSGFGMVLTLMLPLRAIFGLQDLITQFHIDCMCKICLATGSMVGYAYGMEFFIAWYGSNPYEGFAFINRAFGPYAWAYWIMISCNVITPQFFWFRWARENLWLVWILSCFINVGMWFERFVITVTSLANDFLPSSWDYFSPTIVDVFTFFGTFGLFGVLFLLFIRFLPLLAFAEIKSVSKQADVHGHH from the coding sequence ATGTTTCGGCCGAGCGTCCTCGAAGAGGTGCGGCCGGCGGACATTCCACGGCGGCAAATCATCGAGAACGACCGTTCCTTCAGCTGGATTACACAGAAGGTGTGTGGCATTGTTGAAGGGCGCACCCCGACATGGTGGTGGGTGGCCTTTATCATCTGTGCCCTGATCGCCAGTTTCACCCTCATGGGGCTGATTTATCTGGTCTCCACCGGTACCGGTGTCTGGGGCTTGCGGAATCCGACCTTCTGGGGCTGGGCCATCGTGAACTTCGTGTTCTGGATTGGTATTGGCCACGCTGGTACATTGATCTCCGCCATTTTGTGTCTTCTCAAGCAGAAGTGGCGTACATCGATTAACCGGGCGGCCGAGGCCATGACCATCTTCGCGGTTATTTGCGCGGGAATCTTCCCGCTCTTCCACGTGGGTCGCGTCTGGTTTGGTTGGTGGCTTTTCCCGCTTCCCAATTCCAATGCCATCTGGCCGAATTTTCGTTCGCCGCTTGAGTGGGACGTATTCGCGGTCTCGACTTACGGAACAGTCTCGGTCCTTTTCTGGTACATGGGAATGATCCCGGACCTCGCGACGATCCGCGACCGTGTCCCGATGATTTTCGAGGAGCGCCTTGCGGGTGCCAAGACAGCCCTGCAAAAAACCTTTGAGAAGTTGTACTTCGGGTTCCGGAAATATTTCTATGGCATCCTCGCCATGGGCTGGCGCGGATCCAACCGCCACTGGAGCAACTACGAAATGGCTTACCTGCTCCTCGCCGGCTTGAGCACGCCGCTCGTGCTTTCCGTGCACACCGTCGTTTCCTTTGACTTTGCGGTGGCCAACCTTCCCGGATGGCACACTACCATCTTCCCGCCATACTTTGTCGCCGGGGCCATTTTCTCCGGTTTTGGAATGGTACTGACCTTGATGTTGCCACTCCGGGCGATCTTCGGACTGCAGGATTTGATCACGCAGTTCCATATTGATTGCATGTGCAAGATCTGTCTCGCGACCGGTTCCATGGTCGGTTACGCCTACGGGATGGAGTTTTTCATCGCGTGGTATGGCTCCAACCCGTACGAGGGATTTGCCTTCATTAACCGTGCCTTTGGCCCGTATGCATGGGCCTACTGGATCATGATTTCCTGCAATGTGATCACCCCGCAGTTCTTCTGGTTCCGCTGGGCGCGCGAGAATCTCTGGCTGGTCTGGATTCTTTCCTGTTTCATCAACGTTGGAATGTGGTTTGAGCGATTTGTCATTACAGTCACTTCGCTGGCCAATGATTTCCTTCCGTCGAGCTGGGACTACTTCAGCCCGACCATTGTGGATGTCTTCACTTTCTTCGGGACCTTCGGGCTCTTCGGGGTTCTCTTCCTGCTCTTTATCCGCTTCCTGCCGCTCCTGGCCTTTGCGGAAATCAAGTCTGTTTCCAAGCAGGCGGATGTGCACGGTCACCACTAA
- the pyrE gene encoding orotate phosphoribosyltransferase, translating into MTAQTSGRPISWRRSITGRWTGATIDWECFAGHRIPKHTIWRTLQPRINRFRLNHSGSSPRYLNMQSEILDIFKKTGALLEGHFILRSGLRSGHFFQCARVCEHLDQVTRLAELLIEKLPDMSEVKTVIAPAMGGLVIGQEVARQLGKRFIFAEKIDDRLALRRNFQIKSGERVLLVEDVITRGGRVHETLDLIDSRGGVVEAIAVLVDRSERKVKFPAPLVSLLEMNFPTYEAEKVPPELRNIPAVKPGS; encoded by the coding sequence ATGACAGCGCAGACATCCGGTCGGCCCATCTCATGGAGGCGATCAATTACCGGACGCTGGACCGGAGCCACTATTGACTGGGAATGCTTCGCAGGTCACCGCATTCCAAAGCACACGATCTGGAGGACCCTCCAGCCGCGCATCAATCGATTCCGCTTGAACCACTCCGGCTCCTCTCCACGATACCTGAACATGCAGTCGGAAATTCTGGACATCTTTAAAAAGACGGGCGCTCTTCTCGAGGGGCACTTCATCCTTCGGTCCGGGCTCCGCTCGGGACACTTTTTTCAATGCGCCCGGGTCTGCGAGCATCTGGATCAGGTCACGCGGCTGGCAGAGTTGTTGATCGAGAAGCTCCCCGACATGAGCGAAGTGAAGACGGTGATTGCTCCGGCGATGGGCGGTCTCGTGATCGGACAGGAAGTTGCCCGCCAGCTTGGAAAACGCTTTATTTTTGCCGAGAAGATCGACGACCGCCTGGCGCTGCGTCGCAATTTCCAGATCAAGTCGGGCGAGCGTGTCCTGCTGGTCGAGGATGTCATCACCCGTGGGGGCCGCGTCCATGAGACTCTCGACCTGATAGATTCACGCGGGGGAGTTGTTGAGGCCATCGCGGTGCTCGTTGATCGCTCCGAAAGAAAAGTTAAATTCCCGGCCCCTCTGGTCTCGCTGCTTGAAATGAATTTTCCAACCTACGAGGCCGAAAAAGTCCCGCCGGAACTGCGCAACATCCCGGCGGTGAAGCCCGGCTCGTGA
- a CDS encoding c-type cytochrome yields MRQFFLIYFFLIVLALTVLGFRGCKSTKPPLEIFPDMDRQMRFSEQGKTGFFSDDRMDRTPIAGTVPTVTDEQAPYANLVPDNRFRENDYLATGKLEDGTFGDGVPVEVSYEAMQEGQEIYSIYCAICHGDSGNGKGVVAAERYGYPTIVSLLQTRLIDLPDGDIFNTITHGKNTMGPYGSKIRVEDRWKVLMYVRALQRAASATIEDVPAENRGELGL; encoded by the coding sequence ATGCGACAGTTTTTTCTCATATACTTTTTCTTGATTGTGCTCGCGCTGACCGTGCTCGGTTTTCGTGGATGCAAATCCACCAAGCCGCCGCTTGAGATCTTCCCGGACATGGACCGGCAGATGAGATTCTCCGAGCAGGGCAAGACAGGCTTCTTCAGTGACGATCGCATGGACCGGACACCAATTGCCGGAACGGTTCCCACGGTTACGGACGAGCAAGCCCCTTACGCTAATCTTGTTCCGGATAATCGCTTCCGTGAGAATGACTATCTCGCTACAGGCAAGCTGGAGGATGGGACATTTGGCGATGGCGTGCCGGTGGAAGTCAGCTATGAAGCCATGCAGGAAGGCCAGGAGATTTACAGCATCTATTGTGCGATCTGCCACGGTGATTCCGGAAACGGCAAAGGCGTTGTCGCTGCCGAACGCTACGGTTACCCGACGATCGTCAGCCTCCTGCAAACCCGTCTCATCGATTTGCCGGATGGGGATATTTTCAACACCATCACACACGGTAAAAACACGATGGGGCCATACGGGAGCAAAATCCGCGTGGAAGATCGTTGGAAGGTCTTGATGTATGTCCGGGCCCTGCAACGCGCCGCCTCGGCGACGATTGAAGACGTGCCCGCCGAAAACAGGGGAGAGCTTGGATTATGA
- a CDS encoding c-type cytochrome, translating to MSDSQKDKFPPDGKSRPTFEGTRFDDSDLQKVHTQLIREKEEPTENFSPMPLFLVAVFMVLAFWAGVYIVHYSGDFGPFHYDETVKAGAGEDTGPREVDMMALGKRIYNQNCVACHQSSGLGLPGVYPPLVASEWVSDNPQRLVKVILAGLAGPVVVKGNEYNNAMTAFGRLSDQQIAAVLTYIRTDPDYQNNSYEVSEELVAEVRTAYGARTEPWSQAELEAIHGPAVGGWAPAVVPVVEEVIEEVTEAVEEILEDQPAEGQLPAPTGI from the coding sequence ATGAGTGATTCGCAAAAAGACAAGTTTCCGCCTGATGGCAAATCACGGCCCACTTTTGAAGGGACCCGGTTTGATGATAGCGACCTGCAGAAGGTCCATACCCAACTGATTCGCGAGAAGGAAGAGCCAACCGAAAACTTTTCCCCGATGCCGCTCTTTCTCGTCGCGGTATTCATGGTTCTGGCTTTCTGGGCAGGGGTCTACATCGTTCATTATTCCGGAGACTTTGGTCCATTCCATTACGATGAGACCGTCAAGGCTGGCGCAGGTGAGGATACCGGGCCACGCGAAGTCGATATGATGGCCTTAGGCAAACGCATTTATAATCAAAACTGTGTGGCCTGTCACCAGTCCTCCGGACTCGGCCTGCCGGGTGTCTATCCTCCCTTGGTTGCTTCCGAGTGGGTCAGTGACAATCCGCAACGGCTTGTGAAAGTGATCCTTGCTGGTCTGGCCGGTCCAGTCGTTGTCAAAGGCAACGAGTACAATAACGCCATGACCGCATTTGGACGCCTCAGCGATCAACAGATTGCCGCAGTCCTCACCTACATCCGTACCGATCCCGATTACCAGAATAATTCCTACGAGGTTTCCGAGGAGCTGGTGGCTGAGGTGCGCACCGCCTACGGCGCCCGAACGGAGCCATGGTCACAGGCTGAGCTTGAAGCAATCCACGGCCCGGCGGTCGGAGGTTGGGCCCCTGCAGTCGTTCCCGTTGTGGAAGAGGTCATTGAAGAGGTGACCGAGGCAGTGGAAGAGATCCTGGAAGACCAGCCAGCCGAGGGGCAATTGCCCGCTCCGACTGGAATTTAA